Proteins encoded within one genomic window of Kibdelosporangium phytohabitans:
- a CDS encoding Hsp70 family protein: MPYVLGIDAGTCRTSAALCRQTGSTWGEPEAVPLGDRAPTVPTVVYFAPDGTVVVGDAAERHAATDPTNAARDFARRIGDEVPLMIGREVCTAETLTAVLIAWVVKEVSAAEGQSPKHVVITHPAGWGNHRKRLLHTALRQTSLDDLTLLPEPVAISENHAAAHDVPPGTALGVYDLGATGLATSVVRRSPIGTFEVLSTAESVDSNGGNSFDDAVFDYVRSGTGTIDMADPDAWLKLARLRGECVAAKEFLSAGNEVTVHDVTLTRAAFDDMIRTSVQAGIEELLRIIRPAADLDTVVVAGGCARIPLVGDLVRAEVPGRAFVAPEPEIACARGAAIVASRVTPIPQAAPLPVISSDEPPQRPSTEIEPLDLPAPRSPMRMLAGKPKLTGGITALVLAAGVGLTFYLRGEEPAKHAPVPGVVAPAVNNSKATPQAPPNPESANAKPGPGNPSSLNNAPKTGEDGR, translated from the coding sequence ATGCCATACGTCCTGGGGATCGACGCCGGGACCTGCCGCACCTCGGCAGCGCTCTGCCGTCAGACCGGCTCCACCTGGGGGGAACCCGAGGCGGTCCCCCTGGGCGATCGCGCCCCGACCGTGCCGACGGTCGTCTACTTCGCGCCCGACGGGACAGTGGTCGTCGGAGACGCCGCCGAACGGCACGCCGCCACTGATCCCACCAACGCTGCCAGGGATTTCGCCAGGCGGATCGGCGACGAGGTCCCCCTGATGATCGGCCGCGAGGTGTGCACCGCCGAGACGCTGACCGCCGTGCTGATCGCCTGGGTGGTCAAGGAGGTGTCGGCCGCCGAGGGCCAATCCCCGAAACACGTCGTGATCACCCATCCCGCCGGGTGGGGCAACCACCGCAAGCGCCTGCTGCACACGGCACTGCGGCAAACCAGCCTCGACGACCTCACCCTGCTGCCCGAACCGGTCGCCATCAGCGAGAACCACGCGGCGGCGCACGACGTGCCGCCGGGAACGGCGCTGGGTGTGTACGACCTCGGCGCGACCGGCCTGGCCACGTCCGTGGTCCGCCGGTCCCCGATCGGCACGTTCGAGGTGCTCAGCACGGCGGAGAGCGTCGACTCCAACGGCGGCAACAGCTTCGACGACGCGGTCTTCGACTACGTGCGCAGCGGCACGGGCACGATCGACATGGCCGACCCCGACGCGTGGCTGAAACTGGCCAGGCTGCGCGGGGAATGCGTCGCCGCCAAGGAGTTCCTGTCCGCTGGCAACGAGGTCACCGTGCACGACGTGACGCTCACCCGCGCCGCGTTCGACGACATGATCCGCACGTCGGTGCAGGCCGGTATCGAGGAGCTGCTGCGGATCATCCGCCCGGCCGCCGACCTGGACACCGTGGTCGTCGCGGGCGGCTGCGCCCGGATCCCGCTGGTCGGCGACCTGGTCAGGGCCGAGGTGCCCGGCCGCGCGTTCGTCGCGCCGGAGCCGGAGATCGCGTGCGCCCGCGGTGCCGCGATCGTGGCCAGCCGGGTCACCCCGATCCCGCAGGCCGCGCCGCTGCCGGTGATCTCCTCCGACGAGCCGCCGCAACGGCCGTCGACCGAGATCGAGCCGCTCGACCTGCCCGCGCCGCGCTCGCCGATGCGGATGCTCGCGGGCAAACCCAAACTGACCGGCGGGATCACCGCACTGGTACTGGCCGCGGGCGTCGGGCTGACGTTCTACCTGCGCGGCGAGGAACCGGCGAAACACGCGCCGGTGCCGGGCGTGGTCGCGCCCGCCGTGAACAACAGCAAAGCCACCCCGCAGGCACCGCCGAACCCCGAGTCGGCGAACGCGAAACCCGGGCCCGGCAACCCATCCAGCTTGAACAACGCTCCCAAGACAGGCGAGGACGGCCGTTGA
- a CDS encoding IniB N-terminal domain-containing protein yields MIKNDPPQSAPAPAPQPAPAPAAAAAPAPAEPTLHDFCLDLLTNSAAMKAFEADPTGLLAKAGLNGITPEDVRDVLPLVTDLVPTNASGINLPEGGDSFGGSYKLPFGEVQGAGYYEYGHDGFKGGVEGSVSSSGVEAWGSGHVEAGKHGAHAGGEGGVSTVAGEADGSACLEVDKHGVKADAEGSVSVASGVSAGAASAVDVSKHGIHAGAEGGAITPFGSVAGTGSVDVGKDGIHVGAGGGADTPVGEFAAASAVSLDEDGLAINGGLHSPFGGLESGFYLGPQHETGGKAYGGIDLDGPLDKTVSLTTFKGIGLNQDLAPNLSGNIANLPGKVVSDPTSVGHAIVGAAPALPAVPGLPQIPLSDVKLPDVTNDLPLDLPGGIPGVPAVPALPTETVTHTVSSVQETVSSVHETITSTTGGHLPAVDVPAVPHAPQLPKLELPKLELPKLELPKIDLPKADLPHVDLPKLPGADGAQNGIGGLLDHNPVSDAVHNVADDLHLGL; encoded by the coding sequence TTGATCAAGAACGACCCTCCCCAGTCAGCACCGGCCCCCGCGCCGCAGCCCGCCCCGGCGCCCGCCGCTGCCGCCGCGCCGGCCCCGGCGGAGCCCACGCTGCACGACTTCTGCCTCGACCTGCTGACCAACTCCGCGGCGATGAAGGCGTTCGAGGCCGACCCGACCGGTCTGCTGGCCAAGGCGGGCCTGAACGGGATCACCCCGGAGGACGTGCGTGACGTCCTCCCGCTGGTGACCGACCTGGTCCCGACCAACGCCTCCGGCATCAACCTCCCCGAGGGCGGCGACAGCTTCGGCGGTTCCTACAAGCTGCCGTTCGGCGAGGTGCAGGGCGCCGGGTACTACGAGTACGGCCACGACGGTTTCAAGGGCGGCGTCGAGGGGTCGGTGTCCTCCTCCGGCGTGGAAGCGTGGGGTTCCGGTCACGTCGAGGCCGGCAAGCACGGCGCGCACGCCGGCGGCGAGGGCGGGGTCAGCACGGTCGCCGGCGAGGCCGACGGTTCTGCCTGCCTCGAGGTCGACAAGCACGGCGTCAAAGCCGACGCTGAGGGCTCCGTCTCGGTCGCGTCGGGCGTGAGCGCAGGTGCCGCGAGTGCCGTCGACGTCAGCAAGCACGGCATCCACGCCGGTGCCGAAGGCGGCGCCATCACTCCGTTCGGGTCGGTCGCGGGCACGGGCTCCGTCGACGTCGGCAAGGACGGCATCCACGTCGGCGCCGGTGGTGGCGCCGACACCCCGGTCGGCGAGTTCGCCGCCGCCAGCGCGGTCAGCCTCGACGAGGACGGCCTGGCCATCAACGGTGGCCTGCACTCCCCGTTCGGCGGACTCGAGAGCGGTTTCTACCTCGGCCCGCAGCACGAGACCGGCGGCAAGGCCTACGGCGGCATCGACCTGGACGGCCCGCTCGACAAGACGGTCAGCCTGACCACCTTCAAGGGCATCGGCCTCAACCAGGACCTCGCGCCGAACCTGTCCGGCAACATCGCCAACCTGCCGGGCAAGGTCGTCTCCGACCCGACCTCGGTCGGCCACGCCATCGTCGGTGCCGCGCCCGCGCTGCCCGCCGTTCCCGGCCTGCCGCAGATCCCGCTGAGCGACGTGAAGCTGCCTGACGTCACCAACGACCTGCCGCTCGACCTCCCCGGCGGCATCCCGGGCGTGCCCGCCGTCCCGGCCCTGCCGACCGAGACCGTGACCCACACGGTCAGCAGCGTGCAGGAGACCGTCAGCAGCGTGCACGAGACGATCACCAGCACCACCGGTGGTCACCTGCCCGCGGTCGACGTCCCGGCCGTGCCGCACGCCCCGCAGCTGCCCAAGCTGGAACTGCCCAAGCTGGAACTGCCCAAGCTGGAGCTGCCGAAGATCGACCTGCCGAAGGCCGACCTCCCGCACGTCGACCTGCCGAAGCTGCCCGGCGCCGACGGCGCCCAGAACGGCATCGGTGGCCTGCTGGACCACAACCCGGTTTCCGACGCCGTGCACAACGTCGCGGACGACCTGCACCTGGGCCTGTAA
- a CDS encoding dynamin family protein, protein MTAATWLDVLDQTIGASVVHHRPDLAERLRAKRAQLLDPQIRVMVIGEANQGKSQLVNALVSASVCAVGDDVTTVAPTIVRYAEQPAAAQLRYDATGAEPHRTPIPVEHANNRGSDPVTTEIRLPRKLLAAGLVIIDTPAVGNLHQLRAQNTFAALNGADAVLLASDASQELSATELELLRQVHRSCPTILVALTKIDLTAQWRAVAERNREHLARAGVSAAIVPVSSTLRIRAMAKDDEALNKESGFPELLERLRTDVLPVASNPLSRQNFAAMAGTALAELVGQVNKELAARPDESSSPAVAEYMQAQQKVADLRRWSGKWQNVLSDEMADLISDLEYDLRDRTRKILREVDNAFDEADPAKTWDQFEEWLNKHLTEAAEINFKWLVERSWWVADRVAECFPDNQEMLPTSVIPHDADVDPGDAQAPKLEKFTPGQMVFTGLRGSYGGVLMFGLITTLAGLPLINPISIGAGLALGGKSIGEEGETRLKKRQSAAKAVAQRHVDDFFLRFSKDCRDAARRIQRGLRDHFTELAEQVQQKLTDEATAAQKSAQLELAARQHKEQELRQALTQLTNLHGQLTRIAGTLQGARNPLEISA, encoded by the coding sequence GTGACTGCGGCGACCTGGCTCGACGTTCTGGACCAGACCATCGGGGCATCCGTCGTCCACCACAGACCTGACCTGGCCGAACGGCTCAGGGCCAAACGGGCCCAACTGCTCGACCCGCAGATCAGGGTGATGGTGATCGGCGAAGCGAACCAAGGCAAAAGCCAGCTGGTGAACGCTTTGGTGAGTGCCTCGGTGTGCGCGGTCGGCGACGACGTGACCACGGTCGCGCCCACGATCGTGCGCTACGCCGAACAACCAGCCGCCGCGCAGCTGCGCTACGACGCGACCGGCGCGGAACCACACCGCACGCCGATTCCCGTCGAGCACGCGAACAACCGCGGCTCGGACCCGGTGACGACCGAAATCCGCCTGCCACGCAAGCTTCTCGCCGCCGGACTGGTGATCATCGACACGCCCGCGGTCGGCAACCTGCACCAGCTGCGCGCGCAGAACACGTTCGCCGCGTTGAACGGCGCCGACGCGGTCCTGCTTGCATCCGACGCATCCCAGGAGCTGTCCGCGACGGAACTGGAACTGCTGCGCCAGGTTCACCGCTCGTGCCCGACGATTCTCGTCGCGTTGACGAAGATCGACCTGACCGCGCAGTGGCGCGCGGTGGCCGAGCGCAACCGGGAACACCTCGCCAGAGCAGGGGTTTCCGCGGCGATCGTGCCGGTGTCCTCGACGCTGCGGATCCGCGCGATGGCCAAGGACGACGAAGCGCTGAACAAGGAGTCGGGTTTCCCCGAACTGCTCGAACGGTTGCGCACGGACGTCCTGCCGGTCGCGTCGAACCCGTTGTCCCGCCAGAACTTCGCGGCGATGGCAGGGACAGCGCTGGCGGAACTGGTCGGCCAGGTCAACAAGGAACTCGCCGCACGCCCGGACGAGAGCAGTTCACCGGCGGTCGCGGAGTACATGCAGGCCCAGCAGAAGGTGGCGGACCTGCGGCGCTGGTCGGGCAAGTGGCAGAACGTCCTCAGCGACGAGATGGCCGACCTGATCTCGGACCTGGAGTACGACCTGCGCGACCGGACCCGCAAGATCCTGCGTGAGGTCGACAACGCCTTCGACGAGGCCGACCCGGCGAAAACCTGGGACCAGTTCGAGGAATGGCTGAACAAGCACCTGACCGAAGCGGCCGAGATCAACTTCAAGTGGCTGGTCGAGCGTTCGTGGTGGGTGGCCGACCGGGTGGCGGAGTGCTTCCCGGACAACCAGGAGATGCTGCCGACGTCGGTGATCCCGCACGACGCGGACGTGGACCCGGGTGACGCGCAGGCACCGAAGCTGGAGAAGTTCACGCCGGGCCAGATGGTCTTCACCGGCCTGCGCGGATCCTACGGCGGCGTACTGATGTTCGGCCTGATCACCACCCTCGCCGGGTTGCCGCTGATCAACCCGATCTCGATCGGCGCGGGCCTGGCGCTGGGTGGCAAGAGCATCGGCGAAGAAGGCGAGACGAGGCTGAAGAAGCGCCAGTCGGCGGCGAAAGCCGTGGCGCAGCGGCACGTGGACGACTTCTTCCTGCGGTTCTCCAAGGACTGCCGGGACGCGGCCCGCAGGATCCAGCGCGGCCTGCGTGACCACTTCACCGAACTGGCCGAGCAGGTCCAGCAGAAACTGACCGACGAAGCCACCGCGGCACAGAAGTCGGCACAGCTGGAACTGGCGGCGCGGCAGCACAAGGAGCAGGAACTGCGGCAGGCGTTGACCCAGCTGACGAACCTGCACGGCCAGCTGACCAGGATCGCGGGAACGTTGCAGGGAGCGCGAAACCCATTGGAGATCTCCGCGTGA
- a CDS encoding GNAT family N-acetyltransferase has protein sequence MVDWVRLRLDVDKFNDEEFTPYLRRAHEAGIELRTMANLGDTAEHRRELYELNKTCSADIPDRGEFSTYDEYLSQRIDVPTFDPRGVVLAIHERTWIGMSATSLSPTEGWAFSEMTGILPPCRGQGLSLALKLQAIRFVRSAGYRRLVAFHHPRNTSAIAMNRRLGFIDQPSHDDSTKP, from the coding sequence ATGGTGGACTGGGTACGCCTCCGACTGGACGTGGACAAGTTCAACGACGAGGAATTCACCCCGTACCTCCGGCGAGCACACGAGGCAGGCATCGAGCTCAGGACGATGGCCAACCTCGGCGATACCGCCGAACACCGACGCGAGCTCTACGAACTCAACAAGACGTGCTCGGCCGACATCCCGGACCGGGGAGAGTTCTCCACCTACGACGAATACCTCAGCCAACGCATCGACGTACCTACCTTCGATCCACGCGGAGTAGTCCTCGCAATCCATGAGAGAACCTGGATCGGAATGTCGGCAACCTCGTTGAGCCCGACTGAAGGATGGGCGTTCAGCGAGATGACCGGCATCCTCCCGCCCTGTCGCGGACAGGGATTGTCGCTGGCGTTGAAGTTGCAGGCGATCCGCTTCGTCCGCTCCGCTGGCTACCGCCGGCTCGTCGCGTTTCACCATCCCCGCAACACCTCCGCGATCGCCATGAACCGACGCCTCGGCTTCATCGACCAACCCAGCCACGACGACTCAACGAAACCCTGA
- a CDS encoding DUF397 domain-containing protein, giving the protein MNPTWQKSSHSNNHTKCVEIASSSSSLPPLRLA; this is encoded by the coding sequence ATGAACCCAACCTGGCAAAAGAGCAGCCACAGCAACAATCACACCAAGTGCGTCGAAATCGCCTCCTCCTCTTCCTCCTTACCTCCCCTCCGTTTAGCGTGA
- a CDS encoding helix-turn-helix domain-containing protein codes for MTEDNNRSTYLRRRLGAKLRRMREDAGLTLKEAAPLLDKKRSALQRIESGETRADVHLVRTLMDEYNQYDPDLVDEVREANKTPWYTAYGIKNAAYFDVEAVACQISQFLVIDLPGLLQTPAYMRALFSARPHWVELEPSMKARMCRQKRLTSEEWPLQLHTIVCEAALRRKLGPPELMREQLRHLIKMSELPTVTLQVMLTAGDCYVPNAPITVLTFPNPEDPPYLYVEHPTGSLQTEDPAQVEEANLILGQLRINALNPTDSVAFIEELLRTQQ; via the coding sequence ATGACCGAGGACAACAACCGCTCGACCTACCTACGCCGGAGGCTGGGCGCGAAGCTGCGCCGCATGAGAGAAGACGCCGGGCTGACGTTGAAGGAAGCAGCGCCCCTGTTGGACAAGAAGAGAAGTGCGCTGCAGAGGATCGAGTCCGGCGAGACAAGGGCAGACGTGCACCTGGTCAGAACACTGATGGACGAGTACAACCAGTACGACCCGGACCTGGTGGACGAAGTAAGAGAAGCGAACAAGACACCGTGGTACACGGCCTACGGAATCAAGAACGCCGCCTACTTCGACGTGGAAGCAGTGGCCTGCCAGATAAGCCAGTTCCTGGTGATCGACCTCCCAGGACTCCTGCAAACACCCGCCTACATGCGAGCGCTCTTCAGTGCCCGACCACACTGGGTAGAGCTCGAACCAAGCATGAAAGCAAGGATGTGCCGACAGAAGCGGCTCACCAGCGAGGAATGGCCACTGCAACTACACACCATCGTGTGCGAAGCAGCACTGCGCCGCAAGCTCGGTCCGCCGGAATTGATGCGCGAGCAGTTGCGCCACCTCATCAAAATGTCCGAGCTCCCAACGGTAACCCTTCAGGTGATGCTGACAGCAGGTGACTGCTACGTACCCAACGCACCCATCACCGTGCTGACCTTCCCCAACCCAGAAGACCCGCCATACCTATACGTCGAGCACCCCACAGGCTCCCTGCAAACAGAGGACCCCGCTCAGGTAGAGGAAGCCAACCTCATACTCGGACAGTTGCGAATCAACGCCCTCAACCCAACCGACTCGGTCGCCTTCATCGAGGAGCTACTGAGGACCCAACAATGA
- a CDS encoding LamG domain-containing protein, giving the protein MAYFHEGTYGRFVVRALRRQRSFSAVGWIRVGSADRNVNSMGAIAANTWTHLAVTYDTTTIRLHVNGVQVSSVASTGTLAVSGNPLRLGGNLIWGEYFSGLADDVRVYNRVLTTAEVASGRATRVS; this is encoded by the coding sequence TTGGCGTACTTTCATGAAGGAACGTACGGACGGTTTGTCGTACGCGCTTTACGGCGACAACGCAGCTTCTCAGCCGTAGGGTGGATACGGGTCGGCTCGGCTGACCGGAACGTCAACAGTATGGGTGCCATAGCTGCCAACACATGGACTCATCTCGCCGTGACCTATGACACGACCACGATTCGCTTGCACGTCAACGGTGTACAGGTCTCGTCGGTCGCAAGCACGGGAACCCTCGCGGTGTCGGGAAATCCGCTTCGGCTCGGCGGAAACTTGATCTGGGGCGAGTACTTCTCCGGACTTGCCGACGATGTCCGTGTGTACAACAGGGTTTTGACGACCGCCGAAGTCGCCTCGGGCCGGGCGACTCGTGTTTCCTAG
- a CDS encoding PKD domain-containing protein: protein MSRLDVVTGTEQVLIEDWCQQYPSHSVGDLEFGPDGYLYASAGDDTGLVSADYGQAGSPRNPCGDPPVPVGGTQTAPTAEGGALRSQDYQTTGGPTGLDGTVIRIASPIDGTVDNFGWPCMEGNQPNGGYNFGLNMCERIYSEAVPHTPPHFTYHHSDPVIPGDGCETEVGSSVSGAAFYNGDSHPAQYKGTLFFADYSRRCVWAMFPGTGGVPDPATRIAFRNNAFAVDLEIGPNGGLFYVDIAAGEVRRVRYNSGNQPQVASITASPAQGSLPLTVSFSAAAANDPEGAALSYAWDLDGDGNFDDGTGPAAARTYRAAKVYNVSVRASDPGGLSDVVSKRIFAGTTPPTVNITTPVAAWAVGDTVSFNGTALDARHRWQHSEFGRGIGHGQQHRASRAGRRVQLQRRIRRRPERANRQGPQRNHLRRRMVGRCEHGRALSFDGVDDVVTVADSNLLDLTNGMTLEAWIRPNTAVTGWRTFMKERTDGLSYALYGDNAASQP from the coding sequence TTGTCCAGATTGGATGTGGTCACCGGCACCGAGCAGGTGCTGATCGAGGACTGGTGCCAGCAGTACCCCAGCCACTCCGTCGGCGACCTGGAGTTCGGGCCGGACGGCTACCTGTACGCCAGCGCCGGTGACGACACGGGTCTCGTGTCCGCGGACTACGGACAAGCCGGGAGTCCCAGGAACCCCTGCGGCGACCCGCCTGTTCCGGTCGGTGGAACGCAGACCGCACCGACCGCCGAGGGCGGCGCCTTGCGCTCGCAGGACTACCAGACCACGGGTGGTCCGACCGGTCTCGACGGCACTGTCATCCGGATCGCCAGCCCGATCGACGGCACGGTCGACAACTTCGGCTGGCCGTGCATGGAGGGCAACCAGCCCAACGGCGGCTACAACTTCGGGTTGAACATGTGCGAACGGATCTACAGCGAGGCCGTGCCGCACACGCCACCGCATTTCACCTATCACCACAGCGATCCCGTGATCCCGGGTGACGGGTGTGAGACCGAGGTCGGCTCGTCGGTGTCCGGTGCCGCCTTCTACAACGGCGATTCCCATCCGGCGCAGTACAAGGGCACGCTGTTCTTCGCCGACTACAGCAGGCGGTGCGTCTGGGCGATGTTCCCCGGCACCGGCGGCGTCCCGGATCCCGCGACCCGGATCGCGTTCAGGAACAACGCGTTCGCCGTCGACCTCGAGATCGGGCCGAACGGTGGTCTGTTCTATGTGGACATCGCGGCTGGAGAGGTCCGCCGGGTGCGGTACAACTCCGGGAACCAGCCCCAGGTCGCTTCCATCACGGCGTCACCGGCCCAGGGATCGCTGCCGTTGACGGTGTCGTTCAGCGCGGCGGCGGCCAACGACCCCGAGGGCGCAGCCCTGTCGTACGCGTGGGACCTCGACGGTGACGGCAACTTCGACGACGGCACAGGCCCAGCCGCCGCACGGACCTACAGGGCAGCGAAGGTGTACAACGTTTCCGTACGGGCCAGCGATCCCGGTGGGTTGAGCGACGTCGTCTCGAAACGGATCTTCGCGGGGACGACACCGCCGACAGTGAACATCACGACCCCGGTGGCAGCGTGGGCCGTCGGCGACACGGTGAGTTTCAACGGGACAGCGCTGGACGCGCGACACCGTTGGCAACACAGTGAATTCGGCCGCGGTATCGGTCACGGTCAACAACACCGGGCCTCCCGGGCCGGTCGCCGCGTACAACTTCAACGAAGGATCCGGCGCCGTCCTGAACGTGCGAATCGGCAAGGGCCACAACGGAACCATCTCCGGCGCCGCATGGTCGGCCGCTGTGAACACGGGCGGGCCTTGTCGTTCGACGGGGTCGACGACGTGGTCACCGTGGCGGATTCGAACCTCTTGGACCTGACCAACGGGATGACCCTGGAGGCCTGGATACGCCCGAACACCGCCGTGACCGGTTGGCGTACTTTCATGAAGGAACGTACGGACGGTTTGTCGTACGCGCTTTACGGCGACAACGCAGCTTCTCAGCCGTAG
- a CDS encoding PQQ-dependent sugar dehydrogenase: protein MAHAAQVEALRTRARARATGCDRRDRTPGVGAANGFHRADHPPRPRTADVSGLQRDGRVFVAEKSGVVKVFDGLGDTTPSVFADMRTKVYNELDRGMMGIALAPGFPTDPSVYVPHAPGAAIGATAPRWVSPTRPATRARTRRAPPATAVSFRGFCPDWMWSPAPSRC from the coding sequence GTGGCACATGCGGCCCAAGTGGAGGCCCTTCGCACTCGTGCTCGGGCTCGCGCCACTGGTTGTGATCGCCGCGACCGCACCCCAGGCGTCGGCGCTGCCAACGGGTTTCACCGAGCAGACCATCCTCCGCGACCTCGAACAGCCGACGTCAGTGGACTTCAGCGGGACGGCCGGGTCTTCGTCGCCGAGAAAAGCGGTGTCGTCAAGGTCTTCGACGGCCTCGGCGACACCACGCCGTCGGTGTTCGCCGACATGCGCACGAAGGTCTACAACGAACTCGACCGGGGCATGATGGGTATCGCTCTGGCCCCAGGCTTCCCAACCGACCCATCAGTCTACGTGCCGCACGCACCCGGCGCGGCAATCGGCGCAACGGCACCACGCTGGGTAAGCCCAACGCGACCAGCGACTCGTGCCCGAACCCGCCGGGCGCCACCGGCGACGGCTGTGTCATTTCGGGGCTTTTGTCCAGATTGGATGTGGTCACCGGCACCGAGCAGGTGCTGA
- a CDS encoding helix-turn-helix domain-containing protein, with translation MLEVAGLTATEETAYRALLRLTAATDIELASELGTSTLQAAEMLLSLENRGMVTVVPGSARRYRPAPPDLAFGPLVRSREQELREIRARITVLTDEYRSTTAPTGFAEVVHGAGAIAQRVDQLRRNATKEVRDLVKPPVVAPGATDGDAEYDVRTDGVRFRVIYDRELLLLPGDPYRVSEAVGRGEEARIAADLPLKLAIADDDRALVPVSQTRPDDEPTAVLLHPSGLLDALIALFETLWQSSTPVLVGANGELDESTADGEPADGDMRLLSLLLAGLTDQSIAAQLGLSTRTVQRRLHDLIKITGVRTRVQLIWQATKRGWI, from the coding sequence ATGCTCGAGGTCGCCGGCTTGACCGCCACCGAGGAGACCGCTTACCGCGCACTGCTCCGCCTGACCGCCGCGACCGACATCGAACTGGCAAGCGAACTGGGAACCAGCACCCTCCAGGCCGCGGAAATGCTGCTGTCACTGGAGAATCGCGGAATGGTGACGGTCGTGCCCGGCAGCGCGAGACGCTACCGGCCCGCCCCGCCGGACCTGGCATTCGGACCACTCGTGCGCAGCCGGGAGCAGGAACTGCGGGAGATCCGCGCCCGGATCACGGTGCTGACCGACGAGTACCGCAGCACCACTGCCCCGACCGGGTTCGCCGAAGTGGTGCACGGCGCCGGCGCGATCGCTCAGCGTGTGGACCAGTTGCGCCGCAACGCCACCAAGGAGGTCCGCGACCTGGTCAAGCCGCCAGTCGTGGCGCCCGGCGCGACGGACGGCGACGCAGAGTACGACGTGCGCACCGACGGCGTGCGGTTCCGGGTGATATACGACCGGGAACTGCTTTTGCTGCCAGGCGATCCGTACCGGGTCTCGGAGGCGGTCGGCCGCGGCGAGGAGGCCAGGATCGCGGCCGACCTGCCGCTCAAGCTCGCCATCGCCGACGACGACCGCGCGCTCGTCCCGGTGTCGCAGACGCGACCGGACGACGAGCCGACCGCGGTTCTGTTGCACCCCAGCGGCTTGCTCGACGCGTTGATCGCCTTGTTCGAAACGCTGTGGCAGTCCTCGACGCCGGTCCTCGTCGGCGCCAACGGCGAGCTGGACGAGAGCACCGCCGACGGCGAGCCGGCCGACGGCGACATGCGACTGCTGTCGTTACTCCTGGCTGGCCTGACCGACCAGTCGATCGCCGCGCAGCTGGGCCTGAGCACCCGAACGGTGCAACGGCGGTTACACGACCTGATCAAGATCACCGGTGTCCGTACTCGCGTCCAGCTGATCTGGCAAGCCACCAAACGCGGCTGGATCTAG